Proteins from a single region of Theileria parva strain Muguga chromosome 1, complete sequence, whole genome shotgun sequence:
- the WARS gene encoding tryptophan--tRNA ligase — translation MKMAEKACSFVESSFHIIKGAACTAFSIPTGRSTKSVKRLANYNGIMTLSNLNNVPSDGDYNLFKKLIEDKIAENARFRVINVDRTMAESIYGESIYDDFAVPSSVKTLRLVVLDEWNINANIHNVLYSTGLIREICINKFKYKPETNTLDIHFNVIPASEELLCKEEDINKLEDCPLKENVLPPGEVEYNSAQYLNIIDSSKTDVVDYNKLTFQFGCSLITNHILNRVKALVGNVHPFLRRKMFFCHRDFDKLLDNYEKGNKFFIYTGRGPSSEALHLGHLIPFIFTCWLQKSFNVPVVIMLSDDEKFVFREELELENVRNLALENAKDIIAVGFDPELTFIFRNTDYIQHLYKTTLKLQKKTTFNQLRGSFGFDYSTNVGMISYPLLEGAASFSESFPNLFNNKEDIMCLVPQGIDQDPFFRLTRSLAPKLGLKKPALIHSKFIPSLLGINQKMSSSIEGSAIFVTDDAETIKKKIHKYAFSGGRDTAKEHMELGPNLEVDVSYQYLNFLVESDEELEEITQKYKSGQMLTNELKNKLVEILVPIIEKHQKLRSQVDDEMLKKFMDPNRESFKQFFN, via the exons atgaaaatggCAGAAAAAGCATGTAGTTTTGTCGAAAGCTCCTTCCATATCATTAAAGGAGCAGCTTGTACTGCCTTCTCAATCCCAACTGGCCGATCCACTAAATCCGTTAAAAGATTG GCAAATTACAACGGGATTATGACGCTGTCAAATCTAAATAACGTCCCATCAGATGGTGACTATAACTTGTTTAAGAAGCTAATTGAGGATAAG ATTGCTGAAAATGCAAGATTCCGCGTAATTAACGTTGATCGTACTATGGCGGAATCAATTTACGGGGAATCAATTTACGACGATTTCGCAGTCCCATCCTCGGTTAAAAC gTTGAGATTAGTAGTGTTGGATGAATGGAATATAAACGCAAATATCCATAACGTGTTATACTCAACAGGTTTGATACGTGAGATCTGCATTAACAAGTTCAAATATAAGCCTGAAACTAATACG TTGGATATCCACTTTAATGTTATACCTGCAAGTGAAGAGCTACTTTGTAAAGAGGAGGACATAAACAAACTTGAGGACTGCCCACTGAAGGAGAATGTGCTGCCACCAGGAGAAGTCGAATACAACTCGGCACAATACCTTAACATCATCGACAGCAGTAAGACTGATGTCGTAGATTATAACAAGCTCACATTTCAATTTGGCTGTTCTCTAATCACCAATCACATTCTTAACAG GGTAAAAGCACTAGTTGGAAATGTGCACCCCTTTTTGAGGAGAAAGATGTTCTTTTGTCATCGCGATTTTGACAAACTGCTCGATAACTATGAAAAGGGGAAcaaatttttcatttacaCTGGTAGAGGACCGTCTTCAGAAGCATTACATCTAG GTCATTTGATTCCATTTATTTTCACATGCTGGTTGCAAAAGTCGTTTAACGTGCCGGTTGTCATAATGTTGAGTGACGACGAGAAGTTCGTGTTTAGGGAGGAGTTGGAACTGGAAAATGTACGTAATTTGGCCCTAGAAAACGCAAAGGATATCATTGCAGTTGGCTTTGACCCTGAGCTCACCTTCATTTTCAGAAACACTGACTATATCCAGCACCTGTACAAAACCACGCTAAAACTTCAGAAGAAGACGACATTTAACCAACTCAGAGGCTCATTTGGGTTTGACTACTCAACCAACGTCGGAATGATTTCCTACCCACTCCTGGAAGGAGCTGCTTCCTTCAGCGAGTCATTCCCGAATCTCTTCAACAATAAAGAAGATATCATGTGCCTAGTTCCACAA gGAATTGACCAGGATCCTTTCTTTAGATTAACGAGGAGTTTGGCACCCAAGTTGGGACTTAAGAAACCAGCACTAATCCACTCTAAATTCATCCCGTCTCTACTGGGAATTAACCAAAAGATGTCATCATCAATTGAGGGCTCGGCGATATTCGTAACTGACGACGCAGAAACAATTAAGAAGAAAATACACAAATACGCTTTCTCAG gTGGTCGTGATACTGCGAAAGAGCACATGGAACTTGGCCCTAACTTGGAAGTTGATGTGTCGTATCAGTATTTGAACTTTTTAGTGGAAAGTGACGAGGAACTCGAAGAGATTACCCAAAAGTACAAATCAGGCCAGATGTTAACCAACGAGCTGAAGAATAAACTGGTTGAGATACTCGTCCCAATCATTGAGAAGCatcag AAACTGAGGAGTCAAGTCGATGACGAAATGCTTAAGAAATTCATGGACCCGAACCGTGAATCTTTTAAACAATTCttcaactaa
- a CDS encoding putative C2HC5-type zinc finger motif protein — protein sequence MDEGEKPHLIPYRKDSTQIFFKVDKKNKFQPSNKSDLTPVSSKQRDSVERKRCDCGGSTHVVFSNCMSCGRLCCNLEKEGPCMDCNGYVYPVDSSDIPKDHLDNPDYKNAVNLRDKLLSFDNMYQSEDFKVNDLKSGWFEEFHDIYNDKCVVPEFERTDQDVLKYDLDLYTGRLSVSNFNQPL from the exons atggATGAGGGTGAGAAGCCTCATTTAATACCTTATCGCAAGGATTCTACTCAAATCTTCTTcaaagttgataaaaagaataaatttcAACCCTCTAATAAATCAGATCTTACACCAGTTTCTAGCAAACAAAGAGATTCTG TTGAACGAAAGAGGTGTGACTGTGGAGGTTCTACTCATGTCGTGTTTAGTAACTGCATGAGTTGCGGTCGTCTGTGTTGTAATCTTGAGAAGGAAGGCCCTTGCATGGATTGCAACGGCTATGTTTACCCCGTTGATTCCAGTGATATTCCTAAGGATCACTTAGATAACCCTGATTATAAAAACG CCGTTAATTTAAGGGATAAACTACTATCTTTTGATAATATGTACCAAAGTGAAGACTTTAAGGTTAATGATTTGAAAAGCGGCTGGTTTGAGGAGTTTCACGACATTTATAATGACAAATGTGTTGTTCCGGAATTTGAAAGGACTGACCAAG atgttttaaaatatgatcTTGACCTATATACTGGCAGACTTAGCGTCTCCAACTTTAACCAGcctttataa
- the dxs gene encoding 1-deoxy-D-xylulose-5-phosphate synthase family protein: MVIKFYICYTICNIIQIVCYRNVSLNSLNFFPNNGMLYNNPQYNLTCPVSVDSTTKTIQKSNLNKYKLLDKIEGTEDLKKLPEELLPELCNEIRLYLGEVISKVGGHFSGSLGVTELTVALHYVFDSPFDKIVWDIGHQAYVHKILTGRKDKLHTIKRKGGLSAFCRRYESIHDIFGAGHSSTSISSLQGLLEGFLLLRNNDPENQLNSVRPNYISVIGDGGMTGGMAYESLNYAINIKSPVIVIYNDNDQVSLPTGMKSIVGVKPIVPFFMQNSSNKPVRPVVDSINELFTNLNQSSEEGIQYNNGLNIIGPIDGHNLNDLLYLFKLIKFSNTVPDRTIKIMDKEIHGPLMIHIKTIKGYCCPEALGQLDKMHAIKPNTNLTIVNPTTSPFSNNLNRSYSLQLDNIAVQNQELTDTPTTILVDKEAIRNKLGYNKFDEGTFSNVFSNTLIMMGIMDEKVAGITAAMPGGTGIGEFGDCFPNRTFDVGICEQHAVTFSAGLALSGVKPYVAIYSTFLQRALDQVIHDVAIQNIPIRLIVDRAGYVGEDGLSHHGPYDLNFLRPLKNFVISSPSNQVELVLSLLSSLNTDTPYVVRYPKSKVIDKNLLNQFYSEDLYDYVKFYKFSDEKFGSNFEFDTELNYVKKYKSKVVRRGRDVVIYTLGPILYSVVEAVDKIGGNFSPTIVDARFLNPFDIETFSELAKDHKYVITAEDSVNGGLGLTIIEHLQKNNQLHNFKVKCINYPYEYVHHATIQEQKQIANIDAKGIQRQIEEFLKSD; this comes from the exons ATGgtcattaaattttatatatgttacacgatttgtaatattattcaaataGTCTGTTATCGAAATGTTTCGTTAAATTCTCTGAATTTCTTCCCAAATAACGGGATGCTGTACAATAATCCACAATACAACTTAACGTGCCCAGTTTCTGTAGATTCTACCACAAAAACCATAcaaaaatcaaatttaaataagtATAAGTTATTAGATAAAATCGAAGGAACAgaagatttaaaaaaactgCCCGAAGAATTGTTGCCAGAATTGTGTAATGAGATACGTCTTTATTTGGGTGAGGTTATTTCCAAGGTAGGAGGTCATTTTTCAGGCTCTCTCGGTGTAACTGAGCTTACCGTGGCCCTTCACTATGTGTTTGACTCTCCctttgataaaattgtttgGGATATTGGCCACCAAGCATACGTTCATAAGATCTTAACTGGGAGAAAAGATAAACTACATACGATTAAACGAAAAGGTGGTTTATCTGCCTTCTGCAGACGTTATGAGAGTATTCATGATATATTTGGTGCAGGCCACTCTTCGACTTCAATATCGTCTTTGCAGGGTTTACTAGAAGGGTTTTTACTACTACGGAATAATGATCCTGAAAATCAACTAAATAGTGTAAGaccaaattatataagtGTAATTGGAGATGGAGGAATGACTGGTGGTATGGCATATGAGAGTCTAAATTACgcaataaatataaaaagcCCAGTgatagttatatataatgaTAATGATCAGGTTTCTCTGCCAACAGGCATGAAATCTATCGTAGGAGTTAAGCCAATCGTGCCATTTTTCATGCAAAACTCCTCAAATAAACCTGTTAGACCAGTAGTGGATTCTATTAACGAGTTATTTACCAACTTAAATCAATCCAGTGAGGAAGGAATCCAGTATAATAATGGGTTAAATATCATTGGACCCATAGACGgtcataatttaaatgatttgtTATATCTATTCAAACTTATCAAATTTTCTAACACAGTTCCTGATAGAACTATAAAGATCATGGATAAGGAAATACATGGACCGTTAATGATACACATTAAGACAATTAAAGGCTATTGTTGTCCAGAAGCATTAGGTCAACTGGATAAAATGCACGCAATTAAACCGAATACTAACCTTACTATTGTAAATCCAACTACAAGCCCATTCAGTAACAACTTAAATAGATCTTATAGCTTACAGCTAGACAACATTGCAGTTCAGAACCAGGAGTTAACTGACACACCTACCACCATTTTAGTAGATAAGGAGGCCATAAGAAATAAATTGGGGTATAACAAATTTGACGAAGGAACATTTAGTAATGTATTCAGTAATACCTTAATAATGATGGGAATTATGGATGAAAAGGTGGCTGGGATAACAGCAGCAATGCCAGGTGGGACTGGAATTGGAGAGTTTGGAGATTGTTTTCCTAATCGAACATTTGATGTTGGGATATGCGAACAGCATGCAGTGACATTTTCAGCAGGTTTAGCTTTATCAGGAGTTAAACCTTACGTCGCAATATACTCGACATTTCTGCAACGTGCTCTGGACCAGGTGATTCACGATGTGGCAATACAGAATATACCAATAAGACTCATCGTAGACCGTGCAGGATACGTTGGAGAAGATGGACTTTCTCATCACGGACCCTATGACCTAAACTTCCTGAGACCGCTAAAGAACTTTGTCATCTCATCGCCCAGTAATCAAGTTGAACTTGTTCTATCCCTACTCTCATCCCTGAATACTGATACGCCCTATGTTGTAAGATACCCAAAGAGTAAAgttattgataaaaatcTGTTAAATCAGTTCTATAGTGAAGATTTGTATGATTATGTTAAGTTTTACAAGTTTTCTGATGAGAAATTCGGGAGTAATTTTGAATTTGATACTGAATTAAACTAcgtaaaaaaatataaaagtaAGGTAGTAAGAAGAGGAAGAGATGttgtaatatatacatTGGGTCCTATATTGTATAGCGTCGTTGAGGCTGTTGACAAGATAGGTGGAAATTTTAGTCCTACAATAGTGGATGCTCGCTTTTTGAACCCATTTGACATTGAGACTTTTAGTGAATTAGCTAAGGATCACAAGTACGTAATCACAGCAGAGGATAGTGTTAACGGAGGCTTGGGTCTAACTATCATTGAACATTTGCagaaaaataatcaatTGCACAATTTTAAG GTTAAATGTATCAATTATCCTTACGAGTATGTACACCACGCAACCATACAAGAACAAAAGCAAATTGCTAATATTGATGCCAAAGGCATTCAAAGACAAATTGAGGAATTTCTCAAAAGCGATTAA